The Cydia splendana chromosome Z, ilCydSple1.2, whole genome shotgun sequence genome window below encodes:
- the LOC134804722 gene encoding TLD domain-containing protein 2 isoform X15, with translation MQTMKCIEMVRLGPATAERSSTFDSDKVLSMSDELRRALYSTGSSLDMEFSPPDLIGTSEIFTMEHREKLCSVLPARAQGYMWSLAFSTSQHGFSLASMYRKMQRVDSPVLLVIQDTQNNVFGALTSCALHPSEHFYGTGESLLFSFQRVDERRASTEEPRSPPAPAAAAPAIALPPDVAVDADEKHDQTPPVKTKFKYWGWTGDNMYFIRGSNDNISIGAGDGKFGLWLDGDLYLGRTQRCTTYGNEPLTTREDFIVKIMECWTFI, from the exons ATGCAGACTATGAAATGTATAGAGATGGTGCGCCTCGGCCCCGCCACTGCGGAAAGGTCTTCAACTTTCGACAGCGATAAG GTGCTGTCGATGAGCGATGAGCTGCGCCGCGCGCTCTACTCGACGGGCTCCTCGCTCGACATGGAGTTCTCGCCGCCAGACCTCATCGGCACCTCCGAGATCTTCACCATGGAACACAG AGAGAAACTGTGCAGCGTACTGCCGGCGCGCGCTCAGGGCTACATGTGGTCGCTGGCCTTCAGCACCAGCCAGCACGGCTTCTCGCTCGCCTCCATGTACCGCAAAATGCAGCGCGTCGACAGCCCCGTGCTGCTCGTCATACAGGACACACAGAACAAT GTGTTCGGTGCGCTGACATCGTGCGCGCTGCACCCGTCCGAGCACTTCTACGGCACGGGCGAGTCGCTGCTGTTCTCGTTCCAGCGCGTGGACGAGCGGCGCGCGTCCACGGAGGAGCCGCGCtcgccgcccgcgcccgccgccgccgcccccgCCATCGCCCTCCCGCCCGACGTCGCCGTCGACGCCGATGAAAAACACG ATCAAACGCCACCGGTGAAAACCAAATTTAAGTATTGGGGTTGGACAGGCGACAACATGTATTTTATTCGTGGCAGCAACGACAACATCTCCATTGGCGCTGGCGA CGGCAAGTTCGGTCTGTGGCTGGACGGAGACCTGTACCTGGGGCGCACGCAGCGCTGCACCACGTACGGGAACGAGCCGCTGACGACGCGCGAGGACTTCATAGTAAAGATCATGGAGTGCTGGACCTTCATCTGA
- the LOC134804722 gene encoding TLD domain-containing protein 2 isoform X18: protein MSDELRRALYSTGSSLDMEFSPPDLIGTSEIFTMEHREKLCSVLPARAQGYMWSLAFSTSQHGFSLASMYRKMQRVDSPVLLVIQDTQNNVFGALTSCALHPSEHFYGTGESLLFSFQRVDERRASTEEPRSPPAPAAAAPAIALPPDVAVDADEKHDQTPPVKTKFKYWGWTGDNMYFIRGSNDNISIGAGDGKFGLWLDGDLYLGRTQRCTTYGNEPLTTREDFIVKIMECWTFI, encoded by the exons ATGAGCGATGAGCTGCGCCGCGCGCTCTACTCGACGGGCTCCTCGCTCGACATGGAGTTCTCGCCGCCAGACCTCATCGGCACCTCCGAGATCTTCACCATGGAACACAG AGAGAAACTGTGCAGCGTACTGCCGGCGCGCGCTCAGGGCTACATGTGGTCGCTGGCCTTCAGCACCAGCCAGCACGGCTTCTCGCTCGCCTCCATGTACCGCAAAATGCAGCGCGTCGACAGCCCCGTGCTGCTCGTCATACAGGACACACAGAACAAT GTGTTCGGTGCGCTGACATCGTGCGCGCTGCACCCGTCCGAGCACTTCTACGGCACGGGCGAGTCGCTGCTGTTCTCGTTCCAGCGCGTGGACGAGCGGCGCGCGTCCACGGAGGAGCCGCGCtcgccgcccgcgcccgccgccgccgcccccgCCATCGCCCTCCCGCCCGACGTCGCCGTCGACGCCGATGAAAAACACG ATCAAACGCCACCGGTGAAAACCAAATTTAAGTATTGGGGTTGGACAGGCGACAACATGTATTTTATTCGTGGCAGCAACGACAACATCTCCATTGGCGCTGGCGA CGGCAAGTTCGGTCTGTGGCTGGACGGAGACCTGTACCTGGGGCGCACGCAGCGCTGCACCACGTACGGGAACGAGCCGCTGACGACGCGCGAGGACTTCATAGTAAAGATCATGGAGTGCTGGACCTTCATCTGA
- the LOC134804722 gene encoding TLD domain-containing protein 2 isoform X14 — MFRLIRKAVRRLIDTFRKAEIMIFNMGMRRRGTLHSITRRGTLGSNKTSTLRSLRRATIHSICQVLSMSDELRRALYSTGSSLDMEFSPPDLIGTSEIFTMEHREKLCSVLPARAQGYMWSLAFSTSQHGFSLASMYRKMQRVDSPVLLVIQDTQNNVFGALTSCALHPSEHFYGTGESLLFSFQRVDERRASTEEPRSPPAPAAAAPAIALPPDVAVDADEKHDQTPPVKTKFKYWGWTGDNMYFIRGSNDNISIGAGDGKFGLWLDGDLYLGRTQRCTTYGNEPLTTREDFIVKIMECWTFI, encoded by the exons ATGTTTCGCTTGATACGTAAAGCGGTACGCAGGCTAATAGATACGTTCCGAAAAGCCGAAATTATGATATTTAATATGGGCATGCGAAGAAGAGGCACCCTTCATTCCATAACTAGACGGGGAACTTTAGGCTCAAATAAAACAAGCACTCTACGCAGTCTACGAAGGGCCACAATACACTCTATCTGTCAG GTGCTGTCGATGAGCGATGAGCTGCGCCGCGCGCTCTACTCGACGGGCTCCTCGCTCGACATGGAGTTCTCGCCGCCAGACCTCATCGGCACCTCCGAGATCTTCACCATGGAACACAG AGAGAAACTGTGCAGCGTACTGCCGGCGCGCGCTCAGGGCTACATGTGGTCGCTGGCCTTCAGCACCAGCCAGCACGGCTTCTCGCTCGCCTCCATGTACCGCAAAATGCAGCGCGTCGACAGCCCCGTGCTGCTCGTCATACAGGACACACAGAACAAT GTGTTCGGTGCGCTGACATCGTGCGCGCTGCACCCGTCCGAGCACTTCTACGGCACGGGCGAGTCGCTGCTGTTCTCGTTCCAGCGCGTGGACGAGCGGCGCGCGTCCACGGAGGAGCCGCGCtcgccgcccgcgcccgccgccgccgcccccgCCATCGCCCTCCCGCCCGACGTCGCCGTCGACGCCGATGAAAAACACG ATCAAACGCCACCGGTGAAAACCAAATTTAAGTATTGGGGTTGGACAGGCGACAACATGTATTTTATTCGTGGCAGCAACGACAACATCTCCATTGGCGCTGGCGA CGGCAAGTTCGGTCTGTGGCTGGACGGAGACCTGTACCTGGGGCGCACGCAGCGCTGCACCACGTACGGGAACGAGCCGCTGACGACGCGCGAGGACTTCATAGTAAAGATCATGGAGTGCTGGACCTTCATCTGA
- the LOC134804722 gene encoding TLD domain-containing protein 2 isoform X16, translating to MQAMRALVPQCRRTAGARTKVLSMSDELRRALYSTGSSLDMEFSPPDLIGTSEIFTMEHREKLCSVLPARAQGYMWSLAFSTSQHGFSLASMYRKMQRVDSPVLLVIQDTQNNVFGALTSCALHPSEHFYGTGESLLFSFQRVDERRASTEEPRSPPAPAAAAPAIALPPDVAVDADEKHDQTPPVKTKFKYWGWTGDNMYFIRGSNDNISIGAGDGKFGLWLDGDLYLGRTQRCTTYGNEPLTTREDFIVKIMECWTFI from the exons ATGCAAGCCATGCGCGCACTGGTGCCGCAGTGTCGGCGGACCGCTGGTGCGAGAACTAAG GTGCTGTCGATGAGCGATGAGCTGCGCCGCGCGCTCTACTCGACGGGCTCCTCGCTCGACATGGAGTTCTCGCCGCCAGACCTCATCGGCACCTCCGAGATCTTCACCATGGAACACAG AGAGAAACTGTGCAGCGTACTGCCGGCGCGCGCTCAGGGCTACATGTGGTCGCTGGCCTTCAGCACCAGCCAGCACGGCTTCTCGCTCGCCTCCATGTACCGCAAAATGCAGCGCGTCGACAGCCCCGTGCTGCTCGTCATACAGGACACACAGAACAAT GTGTTCGGTGCGCTGACATCGTGCGCGCTGCACCCGTCCGAGCACTTCTACGGCACGGGCGAGTCGCTGCTGTTCTCGTTCCAGCGCGTGGACGAGCGGCGCGCGTCCACGGAGGAGCCGCGCtcgccgcccgcgcccgccgccgccgcccccgCCATCGCCCTCCCGCCCGACGTCGCCGTCGACGCCGATGAAAAACACG ATCAAACGCCACCGGTGAAAACCAAATTTAAGTATTGGGGTTGGACAGGCGACAACATGTATTTTATTCGTGGCAGCAACGACAACATCTCCATTGGCGCTGGCGA CGGCAAGTTCGGTCTGTGGCTGGACGGAGACCTGTACCTGGGGCGCACGCAGCGCTGCACCACGTACGGGAACGAGCCGCTGACGACGCGCGAGGACTTCATAGTAAAGATCATGGAGTGCTGGACCTTCATCTGA
- the LOC134804722 gene encoding TLD domain-containing protein 2 isoform X17: protein MKSQAEALGDSLGEEPRPEVLSMSDELRRALYSTGSSLDMEFSPPDLIGTSEIFTMEHREKLCSVLPARAQGYMWSLAFSTSQHGFSLASMYRKMQRVDSPVLLVIQDTQNNVFGALTSCALHPSEHFYGTGESLLFSFQRVDERRASTEEPRSPPAPAAAAPAIALPPDVAVDADEKHDQTPPVKTKFKYWGWTGDNMYFIRGSNDNISIGAGDGKFGLWLDGDLYLGRTQRCTTYGNEPLTTREDFIVKIMECWTFI, encoded by the exons GTGCTGTCGATGAGCGATGAGCTGCGCCGCGCGCTCTACTCGACGGGCTCCTCGCTCGACATGGAGTTCTCGCCGCCAGACCTCATCGGCACCTCCGAGATCTTCACCATGGAACACAG AGAGAAACTGTGCAGCGTACTGCCGGCGCGCGCTCAGGGCTACATGTGGTCGCTGGCCTTCAGCACCAGCCAGCACGGCTTCTCGCTCGCCTCCATGTACCGCAAAATGCAGCGCGTCGACAGCCCCGTGCTGCTCGTCATACAGGACACACAGAACAAT GTGTTCGGTGCGCTGACATCGTGCGCGCTGCACCCGTCCGAGCACTTCTACGGCACGGGCGAGTCGCTGCTGTTCTCGTTCCAGCGCGTGGACGAGCGGCGCGCGTCCACGGAGGAGCCGCGCtcgccgcccgcgcccgccgccgccgcccccgCCATCGCCCTCCCGCCCGACGTCGCCGTCGACGCCGATGAAAAACACG ATCAAACGCCACCGGTGAAAACCAAATTTAAGTATTGGGGTTGGACAGGCGACAACATGTATTTTATTCGTGGCAGCAACGACAACATCTCCATTGGCGCTGGCGA CGGCAAGTTCGGTCTGTGGCTGGACGGAGACCTGTACCTGGGGCGCACGCAGCGCTGCACCACGTACGGGAACGAGCCGCTGACGACGCGCGAGGACTTCATAGTAAAGATCATGGAGTGCTGGACCTTCATCTGA